One region of Limnospira fusiformis SAG 85.79 genomic DNA includes:
- a CDS encoding YccF domain-containing protein, producing the protein MTLLGNIIWLIFGGFLSGLGYIIGGITICLTIIGIPFGIQAIKLGFATMTPFGKESVVSPDSSNLLTMIFNVVWVIFFGWEIALSHLLHGLILAITIIGIPFAKQHFKLIPMALLPFGREFRDIQR; encoded by the coding sequence ATGACTTTGTTAGGAAACATCATCTGGTTAATTTTCGGAGGTTTTTTATCTGGATTAGGTTACATTATTGGTGGTATCACTATTTGCTTAACCATTATCGGCATTCCCTTTGGTATCCAAGCCATTAAACTAGGGTTTGCTACCATGACCCCTTTTGGTAAAGAAAGCGTAGTTTCCCCGGATTCATCTAATCTGTTAACCATGATTTTTAACGTGGTTTGGGTAATATTTTTTGGCTGGGAAATCGCCTTATCCCATTTATTGCATGGTTTAATTTTGGCAATTACCATCATTGGGATTCCTTTTGCGAAACAACACTTTAAACTCATCCCTATGGCTTTATTACCCTTTGGTCGTGAATTTCGCGATATT
- a CDS encoding tetratricopeptide repeat protein → MNRQILLENQLKHWHEVISDRSGDPDAYIRRGMVYFKLGQIAESIKDFDQAEALDPRIKPYLWQRGLSYYYGEQFQAGADQFEIDLTVNSQDVEETVWRYLCQAKLQGVESARISLLPVSGDSRTIMGQVYSLYQGNCSPDEVLNRGTWLGQQGRFYAHLYVGLYYEAAGDQERSRYFITQAATQYKLNDYMWDLSLVHCQLRGWQ, encoded by the coding sequence ATGAATCGTCAAATTTTACTGGAAAATCAACTCAAGCATTGGCACGAGGTAATCAGCGATCGCTCTGGTGATCCGGATGCTTACATTCGCCGGGGGATGGTTTACTTCAAACTGGGTCAAATTGCCGAATCAATTAAGGACTTCGACCAAGCCGAAGCCTTAGACCCCCGGATTAAACCATACCTGTGGCAGCGTGGTTTATCCTATTATTATGGGGAACAGTTCCAAGCCGGTGCGGATCAGTTTGAGATTGATCTGACTGTGAATTCCCAGGATGTTGAGGAGACAGTATGGCGATATCTTTGTCAGGCCAAATTACAGGGGGTAGAATCAGCTAGAATATCTTTATTGCCTGTCTCAGGTGATTCTCGGACAATCATGGGACAAGTTTACAGCCTATATCAGGGAAATTGTAGCCCGGATGAAGTGCTCAATAGGGGAACCTGGTTAGGACAACAGGGTAGATTTTACGCCCATCTTTATGTGGGATTATATTATGAGGCGGCGGGTGATCAGGAGCGATCGCGTTATTTTATCACCCAAGCAGCTACTCAGTATAAACTCAATGATTATATGTGGGATCTGTCTCTAGTTCACTGTCAACTGAGAGGATGGCAATAA
- a CDS encoding ATP-dependent 6-phosphofructokinase: protein MAKPKRIGILTSGGDCAGLNAVIRAAVYRAQGTYGWEVMGIRQATHGLMLRPPSATPLTIEKVDPILTAGGTILGTTNKGDPFAFPMADGSVQDRSQEIIDGYHELGLDALIGIGGDGSLAILRRLAVQGNLNLVGVPKTIDNDVGSTDLSIGFDTAVNIATEALDRLHFTAASHSRVMILEVMGRDAGHIALHAGIAGGADVILIPEIPYSLDSICQKIEDLQHQGKNYCLVIVAEAVRTGAGETVMTTNQLGQSRLGGIGHYLADRISEASGAETRVTVLGHIQRGGTPSSVERLIGSAFGVAAVDLIADGKFDQMVTWRNRHVESVPIAEAIAQYKGVDTNDILVKTARSMGICLGD, encoded by the coding sequence ATGGCAAAACCTAAGCGCATCGGGATTCTGACCAGCGGTGGTGACTGTGCTGGATTAAATGCAGTAATTAGGGCGGCGGTATATCGAGCCCAGGGGACTTATGGCTGGGAAGTAATGGGGATACGCCAAGCCACCCACGGGTTAATGCTGCGTCCGCCATCAGCGACACCGTTAACCATAGAAAAAGTAGATCCAATTCTGACAGCAGGGGGGACAATTCTAGGGACAACGAATAAAGGAGATCCCTTTGCTTTTCCGATGGCCGATGGTAGTGTGCAAGATCGCTCCCAAGAAATCATTGACGGTTATCATGAATTAGGATTAGATGCGCTGATTGGCATTGGTGGGGATGGCAGTCTCGCAATTTTAAGGCGTTTAGCAGTTCAGGGAAATCTGAACCTAGTTGGTGTACCGAAAACCATAGATAATGATGTAGGTAGCACCGATCTATCAATCGGATTTGATACCGCTGTGAATATCGCGACCGAAGCCTTAGATAGATTGCACTTCACCGCCGCCAGCCATAGCCGGGTAATGATTTTAGAGGTTATGGGAAGGGATGCGGGACATATTGCTCTCCATGCGGGAATTGCGGGGGGTGCGGATGTAATTCTGATTCCCGAAATTCCCTACAGTCTGGATAGTATTTGTCAAAAAATTGAGGATTTGCAGCATCAGGGGAAAAACTACTGTCTGGTGATTGTAGCTGAGGCGGTTAGGACTGGTGCGGGAGAAACCGTGATGACCACTAATCAATTAGGTCAATCTAGGCTGGGTGGTATTGGTCATTATTTAGCCGATCGCATTTCCGAGGCTAGTGGTGCAGAAACGAGAGTGACAGTTTTAGGTCATATTCAAAGGGGGGGAACTCCTTCTTCTGTGGAACGTTTAATCGGATCAGCTTTTGGGGTAGCAGCAGTAGACTTAATTGCAGATGGCAAGTTTGACCAGATGGTAACTTGGCGTAACCGTCATGTGGAAAGTGTACCCATTGCGGAGGCGATCGCTCAGTATAAGGGTGTTGATACTAATGATATTCTAGTGAAGACAGCTCGGAGTATGGGAATCTGTTTAGGGGATTAA